A portion of the Methanofastidiosum sp. genome contains these proteins:
- a CDS encoding dihydroorotate dehydrogenase-like protein: MDLSTNYMGLKLKNPIVASSSYLWEDPRNIKKAEKSGAAAVVLHSLFEEQLDIQQDELNKFLLQGTESYAEALTYFPEIKEFKFAPDEYIDLLKQIKSDSEIPIIGSLNGVSDGGWIKYAEKIEESGADALELNIYYIPTDPSINSEKIEENYINLVKSVKQKIRIPLAVKLSPYFTSTPNLLKKIEEAGADAFVIFNRFYQPDIDIENLEITKNLVLSSSDELRLRLRWAAIMYGKIKPDIAITGGIHTSPDVIKSIMAGAKVSMMTSALIKNGIEHIEKTLSEVTDWLSKHEYESMKSIQGLLSQENVLEPSAYERANYMKILGSYK; encoded by the coding sequence ATAGATCTTTCAACGAACTATATGGGATTAAAACTAAAGAATCCCATAGTAGCTTCATCTTCCTATCTATGGGAAGATCCAAGAAATATTAAAAAAGCTGAAAAATCTGGAGCTGCTGCGGTTGTTTTGCACTCATTATTTGAAGAACAACTTGATATTCAACAAGATGAATTAAATAAATTTTTACTGCAAGGAACAGAAAGTTATGCAGAAGCTCTGACATATTTTCCGGAGATAAAGGAGTTCAAGTTTGCGCCTGATGAATATATAGATCTTTTAAAACAAATCAAGTCGGATTCTGAAATCCCAATTATTGGAAGCTTAAATGGTGTTTCAGATGGGGGTTGGATAAAATACGCAGAAAAGATTGAAGAATCGGGTGCAGATGCACTTGAATTGAATATCTACTACATCCCAACTGACCCTTCAATAAACTCTGAAAAGATTGAAGAAAACTATATTAATCTTGTGAAAAGTGTAAAACAAAAAATTAGAATTCCATTAGCAGTTAAACTTAGTCCGTATTTCACTTCAACGCCAAATTTATTAAAAAAGATTGAAGAAGCGGGTGCAGATGCTTTTGTCATATTCAATAGATTCTATCAGCCCGATATTGATATAGAGAACCTTGAGATAACAAAGAATCTTGTTTTGAGTAGTAGCGATGAATTAAGATTAAGACTGAGATGGGCAGCGATTATGTATGGAAAGATAAAGCCCGATATCGCAATTACAGGCGGAATACACACCAGCCCTGATGTGATTAAATCAATTATGGCTGGGGCTAAAGTTTCAATGATGACCTCCGCTTTAATTAAAAATGGTATCGAACATATTGAAAAGACCTTGTCTGAAGTTACAGATTGGCTTTCTAAACATGAATATGAATCAATGAAATCGATACAAGGATTATTGTCGCAAGAAAATGTATTGGAACCATCTGCTTACGAAAGAGCAAACTATATGAAGATTTTAGGGTCTTATAAGTAG